From a single Tursiops truncatus isolate mTurTru1 chromosome 20, mTurTru1.mat.Y, whole genome shotgun sequence genomic region:
- the ICAM2 gene encoding intercellular adhesion molecule 2 isoform X2 → MWSSAHRRLGVPAAAPGHHSLTCALHLSPGGSRLFPGSPWTPLEMSPFGGWGLLSAFLALLCCTGSGEEAFEVRTWPEQLMVESGESQVINCSTTCTQPNTGGLETTLHKTLLAEQDQWKLYEVFNISQDTDVICHFTCSGKQESKSLNISVFHPPKQVLLKLWPTLVAVGRSFTIQCRVPSVAPLEGLTVTLLHGSEIVYSQTFVGTTLSPQEAMVTHNTTAHREDNRHNFSCRAEMDLRSRGGDLIHRVSDPQALDVYAVAPEADRYLRGASCLEEAEVGLPGIAYVSGMATSTAATGTQHGSLGLWFSPG, encoded by the exons ATGTGGTCATCAGCTCACAGAAGGCTGGGGGTTCCGGCTGCGGCTCCAGGCCACCACTCCCTGACCTGCgccctccatctctctccaggCGGTTCTCGGCTGTTCCCTGGGAGCCCGTGGACGCCACTCGAGATGTCCCCTTTTGGTGGCTGGGGACTGCTCTCGGCCTTCCTCGCCCTGCTCTGCTGCACAG GGTCTGGCGAGGAGGCGTTCGAGGTACGCACGTGGCCAGAGCAGCTGATGGTGGAGTCCGGGGAGTCTCAGGTGATTAACTGTAGTACCACCTGTACCCAGCCCAACACCGGTGGTCTGGAGACCACCCTACACAAGACTCTCCTGGCGGAACAGGATCAGTGGAAGCTGTATGAGGTCTTCAACATCTCCCAGGACACAGATGTCATTTGCCATTTCACTTGCTCCGGGAAGCAGGAGTCCAAGAGCCTGAACATCAGTGTGTTCC acCCTCCAAAGCAAGTGCTGCTGAAGTTATGGCCCACTTTAGTGGCTGTAGGGAGGTCATTCACCATCCAGTGCAGGGTGCCCTCTGTGGCACCCCTCGAAGGTCTCACTGTCACCCTGCTCCATGGCAGTGAGATCGTATACAGCCAGACCTTTGTGGGGACAACACTTTCCCCCCAAGAGGCCATGGTCACCCACAACACCACGGCTCACCGGGAAGACAACCGCCACAACTTCTCCTGCCGGGCCGAGATGGACCTGCGCTCTCGCGGCGGGGACCTCATTCACAGAGTCTCAGATCCCCAGGCGCTCGACGTCTATG CAGTGGCACCAGAGGCGGACAGGTACCTACGGGGTGCAAGCTGCCTGGAGGAGGCTGAGGTGGGCCTACCGGGCATAGCCTACGTGAGCGGCATGGCCACCAGCACGGCGGCCACTGGGACTCAGCATGGCTCCTTAGGGCTGTGGTTCAGCCCTGGCTGA
- the ICAM2 gene encoding intercellular adhesion molecule 2 isoform X4 encodes MSPFGGWGLLSAFLALLCCTGSGEEAFEVRTWPEQLMVESGESQVINCSTTCTQPNTGGLETTLHKTLLAEQDQWKLYEVFNISQDTDVICHFTCSGKQESKSLNISVFHPPKQVLLKLWPTLVAVGRSFTIQCRVPSVAPLEGLTVTLLHGSEIVYSQTFVGTTLSPQEAMVTHNTTAHREDNRHNFSCRAEMDLRSRGGDLIHRVSDPQALDVYEPAQDNQVVAIITVVSVLLFLFVTSVLLCFVFGQQWHQRRTGTYGVQAAWRRLRWAYRA; translated from the exons ATGTCCCCTTTTGGTGGCTGGGGACTGCTCTCGGCCTTCCTCGCCCTGCTCTGCTGCACAG GGTCTGGCGAGGAGGCGTTCGAGGTACGCACGTGGCCAGAGCAGCTGATGGTGGAGTCCGGGGAGTCTCAGGTGATTAACTGTAGTACCACCTGTACCCAGCCCAACACCGGTGGTCTGGAGACCACCCTACACAAGACTCTCCTGGCGGAACAGGATCAGTGGAAGCTGTATGAGGTCTTCAACATCTCCCAGGACACAGATGTCATTTGCCATTTCACTTGCTCCGGGAAGCAGGAGTCCAAGAGCCTGAACATCAGTGTGTTCC acCCTCCAAAGCAAGTGCTGCTGAAGTTATGGCCCACTTTAGTGGCTGTAGGGAGGTCATTCACCATCCAGTGCAGGGTGCCCTCTGTGGCACCCCTCGAAGGTCTCACTGTCACCCTGCTCCATGGCAGTGAGATCGTATACAGCCAGACCTTTGTGGGGACAACACTTTCCCCCCAAGAGGCCATGGTCACCCACAACACCACGGCTCACCGGGAAGACAACCGCCACAACTTCTCCTGCCGGGCCGAGATGGACCTGCGCTCTCGCGGCGGGGACCTCATTCACAGAGTCTCAGATCCCCAGGCGCTCGACGTCTATG agccCGCACAAGACAACCAGGTGGTGGCCATCATCACGGTCGTGTCAGTGCTGCTCTTCTTGTTTGTGACATCTGTCCTGCTGTGCTTTGTCTTTGGGCAGCAGTGGCACCAGAGGCGGACAGGTACCTACGGGGTGCAAGCTGCCTGGAGGAGGCTGAGGTGGGCCTACCGGGCATAG
- the ICAM2 gene encoding intercellular adhesion molecule 2 isoform X1, which produces MWSSAHRRLGVPAAAPGHHSLTCALHLSPGGSRLFPGSPWTPLEMSPFGGWGLLSAFLALLCCTGSGEEAFEVRTWPEQLMVESGESQVINCSTTCTQPNTGGLETTLHKTLLAEQDQWKLYEVFNISQDTDVICHFTCSGKQESKSLNISVFHPPKQVLLKLWPTLVAVGRSFTIQCRVPSVAPLEGLTVTLLHGSEIVYSQTFVGTTLSPQEAMVTHNTTAHREDNRHNFSCRAEMDLRSRGGDLIHRVSDPQALDVYEPAQDNQVVAIITVVSVLLFLFVTSVLLCFVFGQQWHQRRTGTYGVQAAWRRLRWAYRA; this is translated from the exons ATGTGGTCATCAGCTCACAGAAGGCTGGGGGTTCCGGCTGCGGCTCCAGGCCACCACTCCCTGACCTGCgccctccatctctctccaggCGGTTCTCGGCTGTTCCCTGGGAGCCCGTGGACGCCACTCGAGATGTCCCCTTTTGGTGGCTGGGGACTGCTCTCGGCCTTCCTCGCCCTGCTCTGCTGCACAG GGTCTGGCGAGGAGGCGTTCGAGGTACGCACGTGGCCAGAGCAGCTGATGGTGGAGTCCGGGGAGTCTCAGGTGATTAACTGTAGTACCACCTGTACCCAGCCCAACACCGGTGGTCTGGAGACCACCCTACACAAGACTCTCCTGGCGGAACAGGATCAGTGGAAGCTGTATGAGGTCTTCAACATCTCCCAGGACACAGATGTCATTTGCCATTTCACTTGCTCCGGGAAGCAGGAGTCCAAGAGCCTGAACATCAGTGTGTTCC acCCTCCAAAGCAAGTGCTGCTGAAGTTATGGCCCACTTTAGTGGCTGTAGGGAGGTCATTCACCATCCAGTGCAGGGTGCCCTCTGTGGCACCCCTCGAAGGTCTCACTGTCACCCTGCTCCATGGCAGTGAGATCGTATACAGCCAGACCTTTGTGGGGACAACACTTTCCCCCCAAGAGGCCATGGTCACCCACAACACCACGGCTCACCGGGAAGACAACCGCCACAACTTCTCCTGCCGGGCCGAGATGGACCTGCGCTCTCGCGGCGGGGACCTCATTCACAGAGTCTCAGATCCCCAGGCGCTCGACGTCTATG agccCGCACAAGACAACCAGGTGGTGGCCATCATCACGGTCGTGTCAGTGCTGCTCTTCTTGTTTGTGACATCTGTCCTGCTGTGCTTTGTCTTTGGGCAGCAGTGGCACCAGAGGCGGACAGGTACCTACGGGGTGCAAGCTGCCTGGAGGAGGCTGAGGTGGGCCTACCGGGCATAG
- the ICAM2 gene encoding intercellular adhesion molecule 2 isoform X3, protein MTGGSRLFPGSPWTPLEMSPFGGWGLLSAFLALLCCTGSGEEAFEVRTWPEQLMVESGESQVINCSTTCTQPNTGGLETTLHKTLLAEQDQWKLYEVFNISQDTDVICHFTCSGKQESKSLNISVFHPPKQVLLKLWPTLVAVGRSFTIQCRVPSVAPLEGLTVTLLHGSEIVYSQTFVGTTLSPQEAMVTHNTTAHREDNRHNFSCRAEMDLRSRGGDLIHRVSDPQALDVYEPAQDNQVVAIITVVSVLLFLFVTSVLLCFVFGQQWHQRRTGTYGVQAAWRRLRWAYRA, encoded by the exons ATGACAG gCGGTTCTCGGCTGTTCCCTGGGAGCCCGTGGACGCCACTCGAGATGTCCCCTTTTGGTGGCTGGGGACTGCTCTCGGCCTTCCTCGCCCTGCTCTGCTGCACAG GGTCTGGCGAGGAGGCGTTCGAGGTACGCACGTGGCCAGAGCAGCTGATGGTGGAGTCCGGGGAGTCTCAGGTGATTAACTGTAGTACCACCTGTACCCAGCCCAACACCGGTGGTCTGGAGACCACCCTACACAAGACTCTCCTGGCGGAACAGGATCAGTGGAAGCTGTATGAGGTCTTCAACATCTCCCAGGACACAGATGTCATTTGCCATTTCACTTGCTCCGGGAAGCAGGAGTCCAAGAGCCTGAACATCAGTGTGTTCC acCCTCCAAAGCAAGTGCTGCTGAAGTTATGGCCCACTTTAGTGGCTGTAGGGAGGTCATTCACCATCCAGTGCAGGGTGCCCTCTGTGGCACCCCTCGAAGGTCTCACTGTCACCCTGCTCCATGGCAGTGAGATCGTATACAGCCAGACCTTTGTGGGGACAACACTTTCCCCCCAAGAGGCCATGGTCACCCACAACACCACGGCTCACCGGGAAGACAACCGCCACAACTTCTCCTGCCGGGCCGAGATGGACCTGCGCTCTCGCGGCGGGGACCTCATTCACAGAGTCTCAGATCCCCAGGCGCTCGACGTCTATG agccCGCACAAGACAACCAGGTGGTGGCCATCATCACGGTCGTGTCAGTGCTGCTCTTCTTGTTTGTGACATCTGTCCTGCTGTGCTTTGTCTTTGGGCAGCAGTGGCACCAGAGGCGGACAGGTACCTACGGGGTGCAAGCTGCCTGGAGGAGGCTGAGGTGGGCCTACCGGGCATAG